One part of the Aureibacillus halotolerans genome encodes these proteins:
- a CDS encoding endonuclease/exonuclease/phosphatase family protein: MQTRLMSFNLRYANDEDPYPWSKREKAICQVIQHHAPDVLGTQEMTPEMLEALKEALPDYHSFGAHRREGDEANTVFIRKQAWELEKEDTFWLSQSPEKPGSLDWGSLPRICTWAVLRSVTNPSARIRIMNTHLDHESPYARQQGALIIKQHLEEFEADETLPTFILGDMNEGPNGEAINILGSCKTEAGAVEHVHDQLPALEPTFHNFKEVEEGEPIDYIFFSPDISIERVLIVRDRPDLVFPSDHDPVFIEATLK, from the coding sequence ATGCAAACTCGCCTAATGTCGTTTAATCTTCGTTACGCTAATGATGAGGATCCCTATCCATGGAGTAAAAGGGAAAAGGCCATCTGTCAGGTTATTCAACACCATGCGCCTGATGTGCTCGGCACACAGGAAATGACGCCAGAGATGTTGGAAGCACTCAAAGAAGCGTTGCCAGACTATCATTCGTTTGGTGCTCACCGTCGCGAAGGTGACGAGGCAAATACTGTGTTTATTCGTAAGCAGGCTTGGGAGCTTGAAAAGGAAGACACGTTTTGGCTATCACAATCGCCAGAAAAACCGGGCAGCCTAGACTGGGGCTCATTGCCAAGGATTTGTACGTGGGCTGTGCTTCGCTCGGTGACAAATCCTAGTGCCCGAATTCGTATCATGAATACCCATTTGGACCACGAAAGCCCGTATGCACGCCAGCAAGGTGCGCTAATTATCAAGCAGCATCTTGAGGAGTTCGAAGCGGATGAGACGTTGCCTACGTTTATTTTGGGAGATATGAACGAAGGACCGAATGGAGAGGCCATTAATATTCTTGGATCATGCAAAACAGAAGCTGGCGCCGTTGAGCATGTGCATGATCAATTGCCTGCCCTTGAGCCAACATTTCATAACTTTAAAGAGGTCGAAGAAGGCGAGCCCATTGATTATATCTTCTTCTCCCCAGACATATCTATTGAGCGAGTGTTGATTGTACGCGACCGACCTGACCTCGTTTTTCCATCGGATCATGACCCTGTATTCATTGAAGCGACGTTAAAGTAA